GACTTAGACTGACTAAGATTTGCGAGATTTGGCAAGACAGCCAACATGGTGGCCGTGGGCAATTTACACAACACGCGCATGCTGCGCTTCCTTTTAGTCCTAATCGTGGTGATCCTTACCATTTTCATCTACGCCTCGTACTCGACAACGGGCACCCTAACAGCCAGTCATCTGCATTCGGCGGCATCGCCACCGCAACAACTAGTTGGCGTTCATCCCGGTCGGCTGCCAATGGAACAAGTGCTGGTAGTCAATAACACGGACAAGGAGTATGTCCCACCAGCTGGGGTAGAAAGTGCGGCAAAAGTAGCGACCAACAGacagtcgcagcagcagccagcCGAGATCCACAAGAAGCATCCGCAGCACCGGCTGCCCACCATCGATGAGGATGCTCTGCTCGACGGTGGCTCTGCCGGCGCCAGTCCCCAGGTGGGTGGCCCCGAGCAGACGCCCAATGGCATGGCGGATGAGCTgctggaggagcagcagtaTGGCCAGAGCGTTGATGGCATCACTGGTGAGTGAAAGTCCTGGCATTCTGGTGGCAATTATGCTAATGACTCGCATCTTCTGCaggcaacatcaacagcagcacgaacaacaacaatagcagctCTGGCGACACGTTGGTTGTCAAACAAGCGATTCCCGCCCAGTcaccacagcagcagcaaacgCAATCGCAGGTGCAGCCAGGGCTATCTGATGCGGAGCTCCTCATACCCACTTCCAATTTGCAGAAATTTATAGAGAATGCCGATAAGATTCTGAAGAACATCACCTCAAATAGCAGCACGGGCAATGGAGTTGCTGTCCCGGCAACCGGAACAGACCCAAACACGGGTAATTTTTACTCTATATAGGTCTAGCTAATCTATCCTTCTTGATTTAATTGTAACCCAAACAACCCTACTCCACAATTCCTGTTTATTGTTGTTCCTAATGATCTGTttatacagatacagatacctATATACaacaaaagttaaacatttGCACATGTTTGCACATGACCCGCTGACGTCTCACCCATTTGCACTGCTCCATGGCAATGGCGAATAATATGTGACGTTCGCTAATATAGACAGGTATCGTCTTTCATTATGGAAGCGTTGTAAACAATCGCACGTTATTTCATGCTATTGTATTACTTTCCAACAGCCGTTTATGGGCCCAAGTAGAATTCAGTTCCCtctttatttgtatttctattaCGTTCAAACGACATTGGAAACACTAACTGTTTGCTTTCGCTTTGTAGATAAAGGCAATCAACCGGATGTGGCACAACTCAATTTGGTGGATGGCCCTTTGGAGGGCCCGGAAATGGAAGCCGCAAAACAGGAGGCCGAATCCAAGGTGATCCAGGAGATCAAAGAGGCGAAGAAAGAGGCTGCAGTTCCATCACCAAAGTCCGCCCGACCACCTGTGCCCGTTGCGAAAACGACAAAGAGCAAGATCGTGGCCAAGGAGCCGCCCAATGCTCCAGTGGATCCCTCGAAGGGCGTGGCCACCGAGCAGCTCTATGAGCCGGGACATTTGGACGAGGAAGTCGATGCGGAGCGCATTTGTCCAAGAGACGGAGAGTTCATCAAGTTACTTGTGCTTATTAGCTCGGCAATGTCTCATGATGCGGCCAGGATGTCCATTCGGCAGACGTGGATGCACTACGGCAGCAGAAGGGACGTCGGCATGGCGTTTGTCTTGGGGCGCGGGACCAATGAAACCCTAAACAAGGCGCTCACCCAGGAGAACTTCATCTACGGAGATCTGATACGGGGCAATTTCATAGACTCGTACAACAACCTCACCCTCAAGACGATCTCGACGCTGGAGTGGGCAGATCTGCACTGCCCGAAGGCCAAGTACATCCTCAAGACGGACGACGACATGTTCATCAATGTGCCCAAGCTGCTGACCTTCCTCGACAAGCATAAGGACAAGCGAACCATATACGGCCGCCTGGCCAAGAAGTGGAAGCCCATCCGCAATAAGAAGTCCAAGTATTATGTGGCTGTGGATCAGTTCGCGGCCGGGGTGTTTCCTTCTTTCACCACCGGACCTGCCTACGTGCTCACCGGCGACATTGTGCACGAGCTTTACGTACGGTCGCTGAAGACCGTGTATCTAAAGCTGGAGGACGTGTTCACCACCGGTATTGTGGCCAAGAGCCTGAATATCAAGCGGGTGCAGGCGAACGAGTTCGTCAACCGACGCATCTCATTCAACCCGTGCAACATTCGTAACGCGATCAGCGTGCACATGATCAAGTCGAACGAACAATTCGATCTGTGGAAAAAGCTGCTGGACCAGACCACCAAGTGTAAAtagtattttaagtttagaGTTTAGTCTGCCGGTTTGAAGTATCCAGTGTTAGAGAAGGGTGGTCTGTCGAGAAGCAGagcaaaaatatgtaatatgtAATACGAGTAGAGAATGATTAGCAAAGGCAGCTATATAGGATTATAAAGTTAGCATAGTCTCTAAGTCCTAGAAATATCACAAATTTCGCTGTCGATCCCAGCATCTGCCTATATGCATGCGGTCCAACAGCGATTCGagtacattttaaaagatttgtaGTTTAATTTTAGCATTCTGAATGccattatttaaatgataattaCTGAGCGATAACTGTGGTTATATCTTAacactaaataaattaatgtataTCGAGTGAATTAAAAACTGTCTCTATTTTTGGGGTTCGTAAATTGTTatctattttaaatcttaaatattgtttattttgtgggacttttaatttatgatgGTGTGAACAAAGCTGCTTTATCGGTTGTTATAGTTACGGTACCATTTTAGCATGCTTTTAGGGATCACCATGAATAGTTTACTCATAAAAACTCTAAGGCA
This genomic stretch from Drosophila gunungcola strain Sukarami unplaced genomic scaffold, Dgunungcola_SK_2 000001F, whole genome shotgun sequence harbors:
- the LOC128261805 gene encoding UDP-GlcNAc:betaGal beta-1,3-N-acetylglucosaminyltransferase 9, with protein sequence MVAVGNLHNTRMLRFLLVLIVVILTIFIYASYSTTGTLTASHLHSAASPPQQLVGVHPGRLPMEQVLVVNNTDKEYVPPAGVESAAKVATNRQSQQQPAEIHKKHPQHRLPTIDEDALLDGGSAGASPQVGGPEQTPNGMADELLEEQQYGQSVDGITGNINSSTNNNNSSSGDTLVVKQAIPAQSPQQQQTQSQVQPGLSDAELLIPTSNLQKFIENADKILKNITSNSSTGNGVAVPATGTDPNTDKGNQPDVAQLNLVDGPLEGPEMEAAKQEAESKVIQEIKEAKKEAAVPSPKSARPPVPVAKTTKSKIVAKEPPNAPVDPSKGVATEQLYEPGHLDEEVDAERICPRDGEFIKLLVLISSAMSHDAARMSIRQTWMHYGSRRDVGMAFVLGRGTNETLNKALTQENFIYGDLIRGNFIDSYNNLTLKTISTLEWADLHCPKAKYILKTDDDMFINVPKLLTFLDKHKDKRTIYGRLAKKWKPIRNKKSKYYVAVDQFAAGVFPSFTTGPAYVLTGDIVHELYVRSLKTVYLKLEDVFTTGIVAKSLNIKRVQANEFVNRRISFNPCNIRNAISVHMIKSNEQFDLWKKLLDQTTKCK